In a genomic window of Geitlerinema sp. PCC 9228:
- a CDS encoding DNA adenine methylase, which produces MPNHRNVKPFLKWAGGKGQLLPQLQMYFPTELEKGSIAKYVEPFVGSGAVFFYIAQYYGYLVREFWISDVNFDLMVTYKTIQQDVEALVERLSEIQTEYLQKDEAARKAYFYQMRSRFNQQRSQPNFREKLQANVERTAQIIFLNRTCFNGLFRVNSKGEFNVPYGRYKNPKICYADNLYNIAKVLQKTHIRCGHYTISESFIDGNSFVYLDPPYRPINKTSRFTSYSQFVFGDAEQLALRDFCLRLHAKGAKLMLSNSDPKNENPEDNFFENAYQGFSLYRLQASRHINSNKDKRGKINELLIANYPVSQNL; this is translated from the coding sequence ATGCCAAATCACAGAAACGTCAAACCGTTTTTAAAATGGGCAGGTGGTAAAGGACAGTTGCTGCCGCAGTTACAAATGTATTTTCCGACGGAGTTGGAAAAGGGTTCGATTGCGAAGTATGTGGAACCTTTTGTTGGTAGCGGTGCGGTTTTTTTCTATATTGCTCAATATTACGGATATCTGGTGCGGGAGTTTTGGATTTCTGATGTGAATTTTGATTTGATGGTGACCTACAAAACCATTCAGCAAGACGTGGAGGCGTTGGTGGAAAGGCTTTCGGAAATTCAAACGGAATACTTGCAAAAAGATGAGGCGGCGAGAAAAGCCTATTTTTATCAAATGCGATCGCGTTTCAACCAACAGCGTTCCCAGCCAAATTTCCGGGAAAAACTACAAGCGAATGTGGAACGCACTGCTCAAATTATTTTCCTCAACCGTACTTGTTTTAATGGTTTGTTTCGCGTTAATTCTAAAGGGGAGTTTAACGTTCCCTACGGTCGCTACAAAAATCCCAAAATTTGCTACGCGGACAATCTCTATAATATTGCCAAAGTTCTTCAGAAAACCCATATCCGTTGCGGACATTATACCATTAGCGAATCGTTTATCGATGGGAACAGTTTTGTCTATTTAGATCCTCCCTACCGTCCCATTAACAAAACTTCAAGATTTACTTCTTATTCTCAATTTGTGTTTGGCGATGCCGAACAGCTAGCGTTGCGGGATTTTTGCTTGCGTTTGCATGCCAAAGGGGCCAAATTGATGCTCAGCAATTCCGATCCCAAAAACGAAAATCCCGAAGATAATTTTTTTGAAAACGCCTATCAGGGATTTTCCCTCTATCGCTTGCAAGCCAGCCGCCATATCAACAGCAATAAAGACAAACGCGGCAAAATTAACGAACTTTTGATTGCAAACTATCCAGTTTCCCAAAACCTATAA
- a CDS encoding ABC transporter ATP-binding protein, translating to MEHVDLQVKPGERLGAIGPNGAGKTTFFLLLCGVMKPTTGDISLFGKPVSVGEFRPDVGLVFQNPNDQLFSASVWDDVAFAPENMGLSPQEVENRVRQALSLTGVESLIHRPPHHLSGGQKRMVAIASILSMQPRLIVYDEPSANLDLRARRRLIRFLQASQETFIVSSHDLELVLEVCDRTILLDEGRVIADGKTKTIMGNRDLMENHGLEVPHSLTHHHEKP from the coding sequence TTGGAACATGTCGATCTGCAAGTCAAACCAGGAGAACGCTTAGGAGCCATTGGTCCCAACGGTGCTGGGAAAACTACGTTCTTTTTATTGCTCTGCGGGGTTATGAAGCCAACGACAGGAGATATTTCCTTATTTGGCAAACCGGTTTCCGTGGGAGAGTTTCGACCGGATGTGGGATTGGTCTTTCAAAACCCCAACGACCAATTATTTTCTGCTTCTGTATGGGATGATGTGGCGTTCGCACCGGAAAATATGGGACTATCCCCGCAAGAGGTGGAAAATCGGGTACGCCAAGCTTTGTCTCTAACGGGGGTGGAATCCCTGATTCACCGACCTCCCCACCATTTATCAGGGGGTCAAAAACGCATGGTTGCCATTGCTTCGATTCTTTCCATGCAACCCCGCTTGATTGTTTACGACGAACCCTCTGCCAATTTGGATTTGCGTGCCAGGAGACGCTTGATTCGCTTTTTGCAGGCTTCCCAGGAAACCTTTATTGTATCTTCCCACGATTTGGAGTTGGTGTTGGAAGTATGCGATCGCACCATTTTATTGGATGAAGGTCGCGTTATCGCCGACGGAAAAACCAAAACCATTATGGGAAATCGCGATTTAATGGAAAACCACGGTTTGGAGGTTCCCCACTCGCTGACCCACCATCACGAAAAGCCATAG
- the cbiQ gene encoding cobalt ECF transporter T component CbiQ produces MKLGLDDYAFLNSPVHQWEPRYKLVALLALIFAFAFVEDIRLVVPMLLVTGILVFCSQLPLSFIWRRLRYPGLVLVGMVALLPWVAGDTVLWQWGFLKFRLEGWLSLLLIASRFLAIVITSIVLLGSMPFLTTIQTLRSLGLPAILADMMLLSYRYLSELGDTLHAMNRAMHLRGFGHNSGSFFFLPNFKEMRMLASLAGTLLVRSYEQAEQVYKAMRLRGYGCGGSVSPSRFAKQHGNQGNWGSAIALAMTLLVALGFVVAQIQLSGVE; encoded by the coding sequence ATGAAATTAGGCCTTGATGACTACGCTTTTCTCAATTCTCCCGTACATCAATGGGAACCGCGATACAAACTCGTTGCTTTGCTGGCTTTGATTTTTGCGTTTGCCTTTGTGGAAGATATCCGTTTGGTGGTTCCCATGTTGCTGGTGACAGGGATTTTGGTGTTTTGCAGCCAACTTCCCCTGTCTTTTATTTGGCGGCGACTGCGCTATCCTGGCTTGGTGTTGGTGGGGATGGTGGCTTTGTTGCCTTGGGTGGCTGGCGATACGGTGCTTTGGCAGTGGGGATTTTTGAAATTTCGTTTGGAAGGCTGGCTGAGTTTGCTTTTGATTGCCAGTCGCTTTCTGGCGATTGTTATTACTTCTATTGTTTTGTTGGGGAGTATGCCTTTTTTGACGACGATTCAAACCCTGCGATCGCTTGGTCTACCAGCGATTTTAGCCGATATGATGCTTTTGTCCTATCGCTATTTGTCCGAACTGGGGGATACGTTGCATGCCATGAACCGTGCCATGCATTTGCGGGGGTTTGGCCACAATAGCGGTTCGTTTTTCTTTCTTCCCAATTTTAAAGAAATGCGGATGCTGGCTTCGCTGGCGGGAACGTTGCTGGTACGCAGCTACGAACAGGCGGAACAAGTGTACAAAGCCATGCGATTGCGCGGATACGGTTGCGGTGGTAGCGTTTCTCCCAGCCGGTTTGCCAAACAACATGGCAACCAGGGGAATTGGGGAAGTGCGATCGCTTTGGCTATGACTTTGCTGGTGGCGTTGGGATTTGTGGTTGCACAAATACAGCTTTCTGGTGTTGAATGA